A DNA window from Ipomoea triloba cultivar NCNSP0323 chromosome 10, ASM357664v1 contains the following coding sequences:
- the LOC116032718 gene encoding E3 ubiquitin-protein ligase RHA1B-like: MGFPVGYTDLFLPKMLVHVFTVLGFIRTCICLIFSVVGLGDFLEPEMAFQNRVETGSEPHSVSATLIRELLPVVKFSELADPPESCAVCLYEFDRDDEIRRLTNCRHIFHRSCLDRWMDHDQKTCPLCRTPFIPEDMQESFNERLWLASGISDFYGEYSPIAAGL; the protein is encoded by the coding sequence ATGGGTTTTCCGGTGGGTTACACGGATCTTTTCCTCCCCAAGATGCTGGTTCACGTCTTCACAGTCTTAGGTTTCATCAGAACATGTATTTGCCTGATTTTCAGCGTGGTAGGTCTCGGGGATTTCCTGGAACCCGAAATGGCGTTCCAGAACCGGGTTGAAACCGGGTCGGAGCCCCACTCCGTGTCGGCTACCCTGATCCGGGAGCTCCTGCCGGTGGTGAAATTCTCGGAGCTGGCGGACCCGCCGGAGAGCTGCGCCGTGTGCCTGTACGAGTTCGACAGGGACGACGAGATCCGACGGCTCACGAATTGCCGCCACATATTCCACCGGAGCTGCCTCGACCGTTGGATGGACCACGACCAGAAGACCTGCCCGCTCTGCCGGACGCCATTTATACCGGAGGATATGCAGGAGAGCTTCAATGAGCGCCTCTGGTTGGCCTCCGGGATTTCCGATTTCTACGGCGAGTACTCGCCGATTGCGGCCGGTTTGTAG